One Cydia amplana chromosome 18, ilCydAmpl1.1, whole genome shotgun sequence DNA segment encodes these proteins:
- the LOC134656227 gene encoding Krueppel-like factor 6, whose product MFVYYFRSTMLRDGSSAVSEDVLLSDELLFEYSPAESLINFELPSLGSDADDWQFSDLDINCDAFVSSSVRNTDDARSRSPVLFDFADLDNTFDFDEFLMEALSSDRSNDAPHSGSETTDSSEDSLGRLSVLGIDLESMRVQESIYEPEEDASKRETEPKTEKRSWGEPQFCPTMGVFRCPVEECGKVYAKASHVRAHLRRHSGEKPYRCTWGGCSWRFARSDELARHRRSHSGDKPYRCGECGKRFARSDHLAKHGRVHARRAAAAAAAAAAAAANVARRPASYGYRTRRLV is encoded by the coding sequence ATGTTCGTTTATTATTTCAGGAGCACCATGCTACGCGACGGCAGCAGTGCGGTCAGCGAGGACGTGCTCCTTAGCGACGAGCTCCTATTCGAGTACTCGCCGGCCGAGAGCCTCATCAACTTCGAGCTGCCGAGCCTCGGCTCCGACGCCGACGACTGGCAGTTCAGTGACTTGGACATAAATTGTGATGCGTTTGTGAGTAGTAGCGTAAGAAATACGGACGATGCGAGATCTCGATCGCCAGTGCTATTCGATTTCGCCGATTTGGACAATACTTTCGATTTCGATGAGTTCCTGATGGAAGCTTTGAGTAGTGACCGTTCGAATGATGCACCGCACTCGGGCTCCGAGACAACGGACAGTAGTGAGGACTCACTGGGGAGGCTGTCGGTTCTGGGCATCGATTTAGAGTCGATGCGAGTACAAGAAAGCATCTACGAACCAGAGGAGGACGCGTCGAAGCGGGAGACAGAGCCGAAAACTGAGAAGCGTTCGTGGGGCGAGCCGCAGTTCTGTCCGACGATGGGAGTGTTCCGGTGTCCAGTGGAAGAGTGCGGGAAGGTGTACGCGAAGGCGTCACACGTGCGCGCGCACCTGCGGCGGCACAGCGGTGAGAAGCCGTACCGGTGCACGTGGGGCGGCTGCTCGTGGCGGTTCGCACGCTCCGACGAGCTGGCGCGCCACCGCCGCAGCCACTCCGGCGACAAGCCGTACCGGTGCGGCGAGTGTGGGAAGCGTTTCGCCCGGTCCGACCACCTCGCCAAGCACGGCCGAGTGCACGCACGCCGCGCTGCCGCTgccgccgctgctgccgctgccgcgGCGGCCAACGTGGCCAGAAGACCTGCCTCTTACGGATATCGGACGCGAAGACTTGTGTGA